One part of the Phaenicophaeus curvirostris isolate KB17595 chromosome 2, BPBGC_Pcur_1.0, whole genome shotgun sequence genome encodes these proteins:
- the LOC138717535 gene encoding lutropin-choriogonadotropic hormone receptor: MLPSLLPPLLLLLPPPPPLPPAARCPPRCACTQRALRCPATPQGALPAPARASFTHLPVKVIPSHAFEGLRDAFIIEISQSDSLERIEAGAFDSLPTLSEILILNMKNLLHIEDGAFRNLPRLKYLSICNTGIRQFPDLTQIFSLEAHFILELCDNLRMTTIPQNAFQGMNNESLTLKLYKNGFEDIHSHAFNGTKLNQLILKDNKNLRWIHNDALRGATGPDVLDISSTALESLPSYGLEAIQVLNAKSSYSLKSLPPLDKFSNLLEAVLTYPSHCCAFRNLRTEKQNSLLSIFDNFSKECESTMRKPTNEIFYRDDSYNTSLWSVGKNTYRFATDEETSPYSYSAIFYDSEITGFDFEYDFCQPKILTCTPEPDAFNPCEDILGYSFLRVLIWFINILAIAGNFTVLLVLTTSHYKLTVPRFLMCNLSFADFCMGLYLLLIASVDAQTSGQYYNHAIDWQTGSGCSTAGFFTVFASELSVYTLTVITVERWHTITYAMQLDRKLRLRHAVPIMLGGWIFSILIAALPLLGISSYMKVSICLPMDIETGLSQAYILLILVLNVVAFIVICACYIKIYIAVQNPELVAANKDTKIAKRMAILIFTDFTCMAPISFFAISAAFKVPLITVTNSKILLVLFYPINSCANPFLYAIFTKAFRRDFFLLMSKLGCCKSRAELYRMNCFSTYTSNCKNSSSATAPNKASQALLLLSLLEKPYRAVRDKISYNEN, encoded by the exons ATGCTGCCCTcgctgctgccgccgctgctgctcctgctgccgccgccgccgccgctcccgcccgccgcccgctgCCCGCCTCGCTGCGCCTGCACCCAGCGCGCCCTGCGCTGCCCCGCAACGCCACAGGGGGCGCTGCCCGCGCCCGCCCGCGC ATCATTTACTCACCTGCCTGTAAAAGTAATCCCATCACATGCATTTGAAGGACTGAGAGATGCCTTCATCAT TGAAATCTCTCAGAGCGACTCCCTGGAGAGAATAGAAGCAGGTGCTTTTGATAGCCTTCCCACCTTGTCTGAAAT ATTAATCCTGAACATGAAAAATCTCTTGCACATCGAGGATGGAGCATTCAGAAACCTCCCAAGGctaaaatattt GAGCATTTGTAACACTGGAATAAGACAATTTCCAGACCTGACACAGATCTTCTCATTAGAAGcccattttatttt GGAGCTCTGCGATAACTTGCGTATGACAACTATACCACAAAATGCTTTCCAGGGGATGAACAATGAATCACTGACACT CAAGTTATATAAAAATGGATTTGAAGATATCCACAGCCATGCCTTCAATGGGACAAAGCTGAATCAACT AATCCTGAAGGACAATAAGAACCTCAGGTGGATCCACAATGATGCCCTGAGAGGAGCCACGGGACCAGATGTCCT GGATATTTCTTCCACGGCGCTGGAGTCCCTGCCTAGCTATGGGCTGGAAGCCATTCAAGTCTTAAATGCAAAGTCATCTTACTCGTTAAAGAGCCTGCCGCCACTGGATAAATTCAGCAATCTTCTGGAAGCTGTCCTAACGTACCCCAGCCACTGCTGTGCTTTTCGAAACCTACGGACAGAAAA ACAGAATtccttgctttccatttttgACAACTTCTCCAAAGAGTGTGAAAGCACCATGAGGAAGCCTACTAATGAAATATT TTACAGAGATGACTCTTACAACACGTCGCTGTGGTCAGTGGGAAAGAACACGTACCGGTTTGCAACAGATGAAGAAACCTCTCCTTACAGCTACTCAGCCATTTTTTATGACAGCGAAATAACCGGCTTCGACTTTGAGTATGACTTTTGTCAGCCTAAAATACTCACGTGCACTCCGGAACCAGACGCATTTAATCCCTGCGAAGACATCCTGGGATACAGCTTCCTGAGAGTCCTGATCTGGTTTATAAACATCCTTGCCATCGCCGGCAACTTCACCGTGCTCCTCGTTCTCACCACCAGCCATTACAAGCTCACCGTTCCTCGCTTCCTCATGTGCAACCTCTCCTTTGCTGATTTTTGCATGGGGCTCTACCTGCTGCTCATCGCTTCCGTTGATGCTCAGACGAGCGGTCAGTACTACAACCACGCTATAGACTGGCAGACAGGCAGCGGCTGCAGCACCGCTGGCTTTTTCACAGTATTTGCCAGCGAGCTCTCGGTGTACACGTTGACGGTGATCACGGTAGAGAGGTGGCACACCATCACCTACGCCATGCAGCTGGACCGCAAGTTACGGCTGAGGCACGCTGTGCCGATCATGCTCGGCGGCTGGATATTCTCCATTCTAATAGCAGCGCTGCCTCTCCTTGGGATCAGCAGCTACATGAAGGTCAGCATTTGTTTACCCATGGATATTGAAACGGGTCTTTCCCAAGCCTACATCCTGCTGATCTTAGTGCTAAATGTTGTCGCCTTCATCGTCATTTGTGCTTGCTATATCAAGATTTACATAGCTGTTCAGAATCCAGAGTTGGTGGCTGCCAATAAAGATACCAAGATTGCCAAGAGGATGGCGATACTGATCTTCACAGATTTTACCTGCATGGCCCCCATCTCCTTTTTTGCCATATCTGCTGCCTTTAAGGTACCTCTCATCACAGTGACAAACTCCAAGATTCTGCTGGTTTTATTCTACCCCATCAACTCCTGTGCAAACCCTTTTCTCTATGCCATTTTCACCAAAGCGTTTCGAAgggattttttcctgctgatgaGCAAGCTGGGTTGCTGTAAGAGCCGAGCAGAGCTTTACAGGATGAATTGCTTTTCTACTTATACCTCCAACTGCAAGAACAGCAGCTCAGCCACGGCGCCCAACAAAGCCTCACAAGCACTGTTGCTCCTGTCACTGTTAGAGAAGCCGTATCGGGCAGTACGAGACAAGATTTCTTACAATGAAAACTAA